GAcagagcaaagttgttctcttttgccccagagggatggaccagtactaataggatgaaattaatttaaaagaaattccgtctaaacatccggaagaagttcttgacagagtggtttctcagtggaacaggcttcatcgggaggtggtgggttcttcatctttggaaatttttaaacaagaggctggatagccatctgatgaagaggctgattctgtgaaggtacaaggggtggcaggttatagcggatgagcaatagggttgtgagtgtcctgcatagatgacccaggagatccctttcaactctatgattctaagtagcaaATGGAATTTCTCTTGTgtccctttttgttgttgtctaattgcttgcatttctgattccactAAGCTACACTgcctattcttgctgccctttgaaaatctgcatttaattttcttgtttcctcctttttgcctttccctgcttgtctacattcagctattcctATAGTTTCATctctttttctggcttcttgtgttgTAGGTGTTTAACTGCTGTTGATTTAATTTCCTGTCACAGTTCATCAGGAATCTTCTCTGTTGCTTTCAATAGTTGATATCAATTTTTCACCCCTACTGCATATGTGAGcggaattttatttacataaaacttccttaaccctgatttTCTCTTGATGTTGCggagttttgttttgatattgcccagtaacagttcatgatctgaacggtactgccaagtctaaaagaagACCTACAAGTCAAGGAAGGTATAAAAAGTAgaggctttttttttaagtggaaggTTTGCACCACTGATTTTATAGGAGGAACCATGGGCTCTGGGCAAAAGAAATATAAGTCAATTATTTGGcatgcaaaaaaatttttttgaggAACAAATTGctcaaaaaaacctttaaaaaatatatctggaGAAGGAAACTAGCCAGAGAAGCAGTCAGGCTCCTTTGGATGACAAAGAAATAAAGGGACTGCTAAAGGAACATGAGGTGATAGCAAAGAAACTCAGTGACTTTTTTGCTTCTGTTCACTGTGGAAAGTATGGGACATGGTCTGAAACTAGGGCCGAGAAATGTCAcggccaagtttgcagatcatTTGCAGATCATTTTTGAGTCTAGGAGCCAAAAATCCTAAATTGGAAATGTTGGATGTTCTTGCAAAATGCTCAGCTGGTCTCCAGTAAGTCCCTGTCCTcgtcgatcccccccccccccaaacagggtAGTTTTCGCCTGTCCTTTAACATCCTGCTCAAGGGaaacagccccccaccttctcacgcctcctttttctctcctccGTTTAGACTCGGATCTCAGTTTCTCTGCCAGCTGCTGTCCGCAGTTCTGAAACAGAGCATACTGCTGAGGAAGGGACACAGCGAAGAAAGAAATGGCTTTCCCCCAGCGCACCCCTAATGCTGGGGAACGAATGAAGGTCCACAGTGAAGCAGGAGGGGCTACGTcttgaaatggaggaggaggaggaggcaacttCACGACAAGCGCCAGGGtctgggaggaggagctgcaggctcTGGCAGTCTCTCAAGGAGCAGATCGGAATATAAACTGACCAGCATTCTGGGGAGCCAGCAGATAAACCGGGGGCAGATCTCAGAGCCTGAAGCTGCTTCCTATTAGACTGGATAGATCTGCTAAGCTAAGTGTGGAATACAGAATCCCTACTGCTCTCTACTGTTTgtcctgcttctcccccacccccgcagatCAGGGGGGAAAGCAACATTCTGACTCCTGCCTCTGCATTCCTGTTGCTCGTGCTCATCACTGGTTCTGTAAAGGAGGCATCTTGATCTTAGTGACACCATGGCGAAGATGCTCCCAGCACAGGAAGCGGCAAAAATCTACCACACTAACTATGTGAGGAATGCCCGGGCCATGGGGGTCCTGTGGGCACTCTTTACCCTTTGCTTTGCCGTGATGATGATGGTGACTTTCATCCAGCCGTATTGGATTGGAGACAGCATTGATACACCACAGGCTGGCTATTTTGGCCTTTACTCCTATTGCATTGGCAATGCCCTTACAGGAGAGCTCATCTGCAAAGGTAGCCCTCTGGACTTTGGCACCATCCCCTCGAGTGCCTTCAAATCAGCTATGTTCTTTGTGGGTATCTCCACATTCCTTATCATTGGCTGCATCATCTGTTTCAGCATGTTTTTCTTCTGTAATGCAGCCACTGTCTACAAGGTGTGTGCCTGGATGCAGCTGGCAGCAGGTGAGTTGCACAGAGGGAATGTTTGGGAAGGGTTGTGAAGCCTTCTTAAGAACAACACTTGAATTATAATCAACTCAAGCCCAGGGATATCATTCAGGGTGCAATGGAGCTCTTTGAGGTCCCCGACCATGATTGCTTTGGGATTGGACTTATTCTAGTAGGAACAAATGAATGGTTTAGCCCAAGACGGTTATAATTTTACCAGTAGCTAATCCAATTAGAAATTGACAGTAAAAGGCCTAATTAAGAATACTTAGGTTTTCTGCTGAGACTTCCACTAAAGACATCCTAGAAGACAGAGTGTGCTTCTGGTGCTGCAAAATAAGTTCCTATGTATCCAAGTTTTAAAACCCTGGTCTGAGGAAGTGAGATCATTTCCTCCGCTGAAAGACAAATATATTTTATGCTAGTGATGATGGACGAGTATAGCTCTTGTAGCATGGTGGAACAGATCCAGATAGCAGGTTTATGCAAGAAGGGCATTCAAATTAGAGCATCCACCATGTAGCAGCTTTCCATGTAGCCTCAGAGATTCTGTTTAAGGTGGTGCTTACATGATTAACCAGAGTGACTGTCTCAGCCCAATCCATAGAGGTGAAATTCTAAGACAAGGCAGACAGCAAGGGGCTTGTGCTGTTTTTATGAGCCCAGGGTCTATCAGTGAGGCCTGTATGCTCGGTAGCAAGATGATACTGAAATCCAAAACAGACACCTGAAGCCCTTTGAAATATTTATGTGCAAGAGAAAGGTTACATTGCCAGCTTTGTTCTGTTTCAGCAGGTGGAAATAATTGCAGCAAAAATGCCAGTGATATATATTGAAAATGTGTGAAAGTGCAGCAAGATTAATTTGGCATATTAAAATAACCAGAAACTGAATAAATCCATAAGGATTAGTCTCCTGTAATACAATTAAacagaagtccagtagcaccaacaaaATTATTCTAGCAGATGCTTTCATGAGTCAGGAGTGGTTGGACTTCCCTGTGTATCTCATTAAGTGAGCTCTGACTTATTAAAATGTTGTTTTCCCCATACAAATGATCACATGAACAGTAACAAAATTGTTAGCTCATGCAGGCAGCGAATATTGTTCTATTGAGACACTAAATGACCTGTGAATAACTTGAGATGGACACCAAAGGATGTGAAATTCTATGAGAAACTATGACCTTTCAGCAGGCAGTGGTTTGTTCTATAACAACCTTGTGTAACTAATACCTGGGGAAAAGAAGCTTGTTGCACTACACATAGCAAATATTGCTACAGAAAGTAGATTACTCCAAGTGCCATTTCCTCAAAATTAGTTTCCCACAAGTCAgagacaccttgaataaatatttccttTCCAAGGTACAATAAGCGGAGCACAAGGAACAGCAAACCATACTCTTGAGATCTTCTAATGAATCCCACAGGTACTGCTGaaaattctaaaggtaaaggtatcccctgtgcaagcaccgagtcatgtctgacccttggggtgacaccctctagcgttttcatggcagactcaatatggggtgtttgccagtgccttccccaatcattactgtttaccccccagcaagctgggtactcattttgccgacctcagaaggatggaaggctgagtaaaccttgagctggctgctgggatagactcaaccttgagccagctgctcccagcctcatgggcagaggtttcagactgcatttctgctgccttaccactctgcgccacaagaggctgaaaaTTCTAGATTACCATAAACTAGCAAAATGTCCACATCCAGAACCATGGACAGTAGCACCAAGCTAGACAGTGTTGGGGCTAGGGACACCACTTCCAAAAAATCTTGCTGAAACTTTGTGGAAAGAAATTATTGAGCCACATATATGAATCAGTGTAGCATGATGTTGAAAATGTTGGCCTGGGATCTAGCCTTTCTTTTGtcgaacttaaaaaaaatacaccctctatttctctttttgtattgtatcctagaacagtggtccccaaccgccggtccggagactggtaccagtccgtggatcagtcggtactgggccgtggctcctcctcatcctcctccctggctgctgccttgggggctgccctgccactctgccgctggctcacctttggtgctctccagcagccaccatggctggggctccccttcggtgtggcactgcacagctgctgctggcagcgccccccagtgggcagtgggaagtcaggggcaccggcagggaagcaagcagagcaggggctcaggtggtggcggcgacgtccctcggcaaaagactatccccacccccacaggcctcagtaaaattgtcaagcgttgaccggtccctggtgataaaaagttggggaccactgtcctagaagaCCATTCTTTGGTTAGCTGGATGAATACCTATTACTGCCCTTTGAGAGCCTGGAATACTTGCTACCCAGTGAACCCACTCTGAACTGCTTGTAGCTGGGGTACAGTGGGGGGAATATAGCCAGAGCCACTAGTGACGAAAGGCTTGGGTGACAAGTAATGAAGACTATCATAGAGAAGTACAGATCATCAACTGATTTAATTAAATGAAAATGCTTTAAAGAAATTTTCCCCATGGAGATGAACAAAAACCTACCATTTAAGAACAAAAGCTCTGTACTTAATATGATCCAGAAAAATGTTGGCAGGTGGATCTCTCAGAAAGATGCAAAGGCCTTCTTTGGGGCTGATGACTATCTGTACAGATGGTGAAATCTTTCAAATCTGTTTTACAGGTTAACTCACTTAACACAAGGATAGTCCTGCTTAACCAGAGCTGCTGGAGTTCTGTAGCTGAAGGATGAGGTtctgattaaaaagaaaaaaaaagaaaagaaaatacatttcaCTGCAGCTTGGGAGAAGCTTGAATTATGGAGAGGGTGGCTTCCTTACTTTAATACCTTTACATCTGCTGATAATAACAGGAACAATAGCTAAGAACaactacttggtgtagtggttaagagtagtggcttctaatctggcaaggcaggtttgatttcctgcctctccacaTGCACtcagcttggtgatcttgggtcagtcacagtcctgatagtgctgttctcacagagcagtcctctcaaaGATTTCTCACCCcaccctcacaggctgtctgttgtagggagaggaagggaaagtgatcgtaatctgctttgagactccttccggtagtgaaaagtggggtatgaaagccaactcttcttcataaaacaGGTGACAAAGATTAGGTCACATCACTCAGATAAGAAGCATCACACTTTCTGCTCTCTTCAGACTGTGACACTTTGAAAAGACCATTCAGAACAAAAGGCTAATGGAAAGCTATAAGATCATATTGTATCAGACAAGTCTAGGTTACCACAGTTtctattttttttgtttgcatttatgtaccacccttgcagctcaggacagTTGTGTCcataagaaaggaagaagaagagttggtttttatatgctgcttttccctacctgaaggaggctcaaagtggcttacagtcgccttcccattcatctccccacaacagacaccctgtgaggtgggtgaggctgagagagccctgatatcactgcccggtcagaacaattttatcagtgccgtggcgagcccaaggtcacccagctggttgcatgtgggggagcgcagaatcgaacccggcatgccagattagaagtccgcactcctaaccactacaccaaactggctctcagaaagagGGCTGCAACTTCATGGCAAGCATGAACAATGGCTCTGCAGCAGAGATTAGaaaaagaaggttggttcttatatgccatttttctctacccaaaggagtctcaaagcagcttacatttgccttcccattcctctcctctccctacaacaaacaccctgtgagggaggtgaggctgagagagccctgatattactgctcagtcagaacagcttactGTCACACTGCACCAGCCAACAGTATACCAAAGTAAAATAACTAAATCCAAGAGGCTGTCCTAGAGCATCAGTTGTTGTATATCACCAAAAACGGTGGAGATTACCAGTTTCTGTGATAGATGTCTGATAGCATATCTGTAGTGGTGGGATTATACTATAAGCATTTGGAAGTGACATTCAGAACTGGGTTCCATCTATCTGGTCTTACATTAATATTGATCAGtaactttgttttcatttttgcttGTTTGAATGTGATCTTTGTTATGAACTTATTCCAATATTTTATGAAACAGATCTGTTGAGTGTTTGCAGCATAGCATAAAATACCATTCCATTGAGATGAACACACCACATAAACATCTCAAAGGAAACAGTATAACGAATAGAAGTTACACCTTAGTCACCTGTCACAATACCTTGTCTGATCCATGGGAGTATCATTTTAGTCACGTTGGCGAATGGCAGCTCAATAGGATACTGTGGCTGATAGCATCAAAGGCCACTGAGAGATCCAGAAGAACCAGAAGGGTCACATTTCCCCTCTCTAGCTCTCAATAGAGGTCATCAACCAAGGTGACCAAAGCAGTCCTTCTTCCAAAGCCCAGCcagaagccagattgaaatgAGTCCAGAAAATCAGCTTCTTCCAAGAACCCCTGGAGCTGAGAAGCAACCACCTTGTCCAGCACCTTCTCCAAGGATTGAAGATTGGTCAGCAGTTCTCCAACATATTCATGAGTGGGAAGACAAAGGGCTTGTTAGGTTGTAAGAGGGGTGGGACTGCTAATCTTCAGGTCTCTCCTTAGTTGGCCATTCTTCCTTCATCAAACTAGCTATTGTGACCCCCAATATCTTTCTCCTTCTTGGTCTCACCACATTCAGACCCTATTGGTGTACACCTAACATTGAGATTTTTGTGCCAATGCATATCACCTTACACTTAAAAACATGAAACTCCATTTGCCAGATAGTTGCCCAGGCACCCAGATGGTGGAGATCCTCTTGGATCTCTTCAGACAGCATTAGTTACCATCCctaatcactatcactaaacataaagttgaagttgcatgcagccaactcactccctacctgattgatccTGGAGGTGTGCTGCCGATGGGAGATACCACCTTGccagtaagggccaatcagttcaaattgcactctgtcaattagggccaagcagtacaaattgcactcttccaatgagggccaatcagttcacattgcatacagacaactcaatccctttCCCATTGGCTGTCCCTGGGAGTGTGAAGCCAAtaaggagagaacactctgccaaggaTGGctaatcatggggcttatctgtcctctttttcccctttctgctacttactgggtggaagaggtgctggcatctctgaaaggccctgctactggtaagttgctccatttcAGCCACTtcctacccttcatctcccccaagcaagggaggaaagctggatgtttcctttgcctcttgtgttggtctcaggtttcagctctatgctggaagaaagcacagatggcatgcaagggaggcagagataatcagaatttcaaaaacagaatgccaagggaatgTCTTAAGtgagtccagtgagtcaaggattCCTGGAAGCTATCCAAGGGCATCAGAAGAAGGAGCAGGTCAtagttgtgtccacaacccagaccTCTGAGCCTCCCCAGggtcctgcagctggccatcactctttgctttcccccaccctccttctcctcagaggggctagTGGGATCCAGAAGCCTTCTCcatccagcctggcccttgggagatgttaACAGGCAGACACAGTGACGGTGGAGCACTATTTCATTTGCCAACATCCCCACCACAGAATAACTCTAATATAGGCTCTATGACATGTTCAATCAGTCTTGATCTACgttttccaccctccctcccatttcATTACCATCAGTTCCCCAGGGAGACTGGGGAAGATGGGGAGAGGAGGCATACAGGCTATTGTCTCAACAGCTTGGGCCAAATTGTTGGCAGTCATGGTAGGAAAATCCCAAAGCATTGACTGGAACCCATCAGGATCCATAAGCTGCCTGGGGTAGACCATCTGAATGGGCCCAGCACCACTGCAAAGGAAAAAGGACAATGATCTTTCTTTAACTCTCCCACCTCCAGATCACCCTCTCCATCAGAGTGATAGATCTAATCCAGCGTGTGCCCTGCTAAATGTAAGGCCAGTAATTACCTGTGACAGACCCACGGTCATCAAGGTCATGAAACCCTGAGCCACTTCTAATTACTTGGCTTCGATCCTCACATGCCCATGACCCGATCCGCTAACTCAGGAAGAGATTTGGACCTGCagagtagatggaccactagcAACACAGGGGTCCCATCTATCCAGGCTCTTTGGTTCTCTTATTTAAGGGAGGCATGGGCGTTCTAGGCTTAATGCTCAGAAACACAACCCAAAATAAGAACAAGCAGGTAGACTGCACTCCAGAAAAGCAACAAGAGTTATACTGAAGGGAGAAGGCCTTCATTTATACTAGCAACCTCCTCTCTAATGCCAGACACATCTAGGGAAGAGAATGGGTGCTCAGTAGTCAGGgaaaggctctgccactgataGCGTCACACACATTTGTCCAGAGCAAGGTAGGGGCTTACACAAATCCAAGCCATCCCTCCATCAAGCTAACCTGTGGCTCTTAAAGGCAGGGAAGCTGCCCAGGGATGATCACCTCCATGACCAGTTTTTACCCCCAAAGTAATGAGGATGAGGTAGCCTGGTTGCAGCAGATCCTGTCAAAGCTGGCACATGGGCAAAACTTGTCACTTTCTCACTATCTCACCCCTTTGCATTGCTAGGGGCCCTCTTGCAGACCCAGCATTACATTCACAAACCTTTCTGGATAAAGTTGTCTccctttgccaggcatttggctcaCATGCGACAAGATGCCACACTACAGTGTTAGTCCTATGGTGATGATATAATAATCAAACCACCTTCTTCCGCAGCTACAGGTTTGGCAATAGGTTGCATGCTTTACCCAGATGGCTGGGACTCCCCAGAAGTAAAACGCATGTGTGGTGAGAAGACTGAGAAATACACACTAGGTGTGTGCACAGTGCGTTGGGCATACATCCTTTGCATCATTGGGATCCTCGACGCCCTCATCCTCTCTTTCTTGGCATTTGTGTTAGGCAACCGGCAAGACAATCTCCTTCCATCCGATTTCCAAGTTGATAACAAAGGTAATTCTCATTTGTGCATGAAACCTTCCTTTCTCTGTCCTACCATAAGGTCCAGGTATCAGAGTACTAGACATGGCAGTGAGAACAGCAAGGACTGTGAAAGAGAAGTGGGGCATGATTTCTCATTGCACTGTCAGAAATGCATTACAGTCCAAAACAGCTTTCAGTTCTTATAAATTCTACCTGCCTAGCTTGTTAAGATTAATGTTCATGTAGGATTGGGAGAGATGAAGTCCAAAACAGGTGGTTGAGTTTAGCTTCATTTGTGCAATTCAGCACTGGCCAGACAAGATTTATTGTACAAGTCTTACTCACTGCTCATGGGGTGTTCGCAAGTCTAAGAACTGGGATTGTCACACATCACTGAAAACTATCTACAGTGGAGTACTTCATGTAAGTTTCAAGAACCTGTGATTATGCCAAAAGCTTTCAGGGCTCGATGTATCTCTATATTAGCATGAGGAATGTGACTACTAACCCACATCCTGCCATCCCTTTGGATAGGGACAATGAACTCAAGCCCTAGGCTTCCACAGAATTAAGGGTCAGCCAGTCTGATCAAGCGAAGCACAGTGCCAAAGCATGACTTACTGGCAGGACAAATATTAAATTGAGCTGACTGCTACCGTTAATTGCAAAATGCAAGACACCATAAAGCTAAGTAGACTGCACCTGGCCTCTGCATCTGTAGGAAGCATGGCCAACAGCGCCTTTCATTTTAGAACTGAGAGCTCATGTTGTCTCATTCTTTTTTACTGGattttttacaattttatttCCTACCTCATGTATGTTATATGACATG
The nucleotide sequence above comes from Paroedura picta isolate Pp20150507F chromosome 4, Ppicta_v3.0, whole genome shotgun sequence. Encoded proteins:
- the LHFPL5 gene encoding LHFPL tetraspan subfamily member 5 protein isoform X1, whose product is MAKMLPAQEAAKIYHTNYVRNARAMGVLWALFTLCFAVMMMVTFIQPYWIGDSIDTPQAGYFGLYSYCIGNALTGELICKGSPLDFGTIPSSAFKSAMFFVGISTFLIIGCIICFSMFFFCNAATVYKVCAWMQLAAATGLAIGCMLYPDGWDSPEVKRMCGEKTEKYTLGVCTVRWAYILCIIGILDALILSFLAFVLGNRQDNLLPSDFQVDNKGNSHLCMKPSFLCPTIRSRYQSTRHGSENSKDCEREVGHDFSLHCQKCITVQNSFQFL
- the LHFPL5 gene encoding LHFPL tetraspan subfamily member 5 protein isoform X2; this translates as MAKMLPAQEAAKIYHTNYVRNARAMGVLWALFTLCFAVMMMVTFIQPYWIGDSIDTPQAGYFGLYSYCIGNALTGELICKGSPLDFGTIPSSAFKSAMFFVGISTFLIIGCIICFSMFFFCNAATVYKVCAWMQLAAATGLAIGCMLYPDGWDSPEVKRMCGEKTEKYTLGVCTVRWAYILCIIGILDALILSFLAFVLGNRQDNLLPSDFQVDNKEGLE